A segment of the Candidatus Doudnabacteria bacterium genome:
TCGTGCCGCAGAAACTCGGTGATTCCCTCTGGGGCGGAAAAATGACCCTGTTCTGGCTCGGTATCGGCGGCAGCGCAGTAACCCTGCTCGCCACAGGTTTGGTCATCGGCGCAATGCACTAGTTTATATAGTCTTGAAGGTTAAAAATCCGACCTGTTAGGGTCGGGTTTTTCGTTCAGCTTTCCTCTTTCCCATTTCACCGCTTCTTGTTATGATACACTTCCTTACTTAATCTGAAAGGAAAATATATATGATCATGGTCTATGATACTTTTGTTTGCAAACCGGGCAATGCCAGCAAATTGGCTAAATTGTTCAAAGAGTCAATGGTTGGCAATAAAGAACTGGTCAACATCATGACCGACATGACGGGCAAATATAACCGCGTGGTCATGGTCTCAAAATTTGACAGCTTAGCCGCATATGAAGAGAGCTGGAAAGCTTATATGAATCCTACGCCGGAAATGAAAAAAGCCATGGCGAAAATGGAAGGCTATCACGAGATGTATATGACCGGAAAAAGGGAGATCTTCAGGGTCTGGTAAAAATCGTGTAACGTGTAATGTATATCTTGTAAAGTAATTTTTGCTCATGACTATGCTCAGTACTAAAGTCATGAGCAAAAAAGATAAACGAAACCCCGAACTTGTTTCGGGGTCTTTTAATAGATGCTGAAATAAATTCAGCATTATAAGATCTTGACTCTAACGGAAATTTAGTGTAAGCTGTTTAACTCTGCAGGGTTTTGCTTTGCCGAGCAGGAGGCTGGAAATGGAGTGGGAAGAGATCAAATGCAACAGTCATTTTAGAATGTATCGGGCAAAGGTCCATGGCGGATGGATGGTGTTCGTCTCCAGGCTTGGCGATGAGACGGCCGCATTCTTCTATCC
Coding sequences within it:
- a CDS encoding NIPSNAP family protein translates to MIMVYDTFVCKPGNASKLAKLFKESMVGNKELVNIMTDMTGKYNRVVMVSKFDSLAAYEESWKAYMNPTPEMKKAMAKMEGYHEMYMTGKREIFRVW